In Arthrobacter sp. Marseille-P9274, the sequence CGAACTCCTGGCCCGAGTTGGCTTCACCGATCCTGTCCTGGGGCCGGTGGTGGTGACACTCGTCGTCGCCGCAGTTACCGTTCTGGTGGCTGTCTATGGCCACGGCCTGATCCTGCGCAGCTACCCCGTGGTGGCGGTGGTATTGCTGGTGATCTTCCTTTTGGTGACCGCGTTCATCCTGCCGCACATAAACTGGGCTTACCATCCGGCCAAACCGCTGCAGGGCGTGCCGCTGTGGTCCGTGCTGTCCATCGGCTTCGCGATCATGGCCTCGAGTCCCTTGTCTTTCTCCAACAGTCCGGACATGGCCCGCTACCTGCCGGGCTCCACGAAGCCCTCCCACATCGTCGCGGCGACGGCGCTCGGCGGCGTACTGCCGGCCACGTTCTTCACCGCGGTCGGGGCCCTTCTGGCCACCGGGATCGACGCCGCCGCCATGGACCTCGGGATCGAGTCCGCGCTCCTGGCGCTTCTGCCCGTCTGGCTTGGGCCGCTCTTCGTGGTGGGCGTCATTATCAACACCATTTCGCTCAATGGGATGACCACCTACACCGCGAGCATGGCCTTCCAGTCGATCGGTATCCCGATCCGCCGGATTCCTGCGGCGATGGTCGTGGGGGTCATCGGCACAGCACTCACCGTCTACCTGGTGATGTCCACCAGCCTGCTGGAAGCGGTCAATCTGATGCTGCAGCTGCTGGTCCTCATCTCCGGTCCCACCATGGCAATCTTCGCAACAGACGTGGTTCTCCGGCGCAACCGCTATAACGGTAGCGACCTTTTCGACGAGAGGCCCGGCGCGGCGTTCTGGTACAGCCGGGGCTGGCACGTTCCCGGTCTGCTCGCCGTGGTGCTCGGCGGTGCTATCGCCTCCCTGTTCGTGACCAGCACCCTGTATACCGGCCCGATTGCAGCCGTCATGGGCAGTATCGACCTCTCGGTGCCGGTCGCTCTGATTGTCACCTCCGCGGTGTACATCATCTTGTCCGGCCGCGCCGTGAGAGAAGGAGCCCGCCCATGACCGTTCCCCCCGAGACCGCCACGACCCGGATGCATCCTGCCCGATAAGGCGATGACTCGGAACCGTCTGCTGCCGGACGTGGGCAACCCCTTGGACGTCCTCGATGCAAGAACCCAACAAACCCGAAGGAAAAGATCGCGTGACCATCCAGCTCTATACCAACGCCCGAGTCTTCACGGCGGACACCCGCCGCTGGGCGGATGCCATACTCGTTCAGGGCGAACGGATCCTCTACGTAGGCGACACGGCCACCGCGCACCGCCTTAGCCCGAACGCCGAAAAAATCGATCTCTCAGGCCATCTTGTCGTCCCCGGGTTCGTCGACGGACACGCGCACGTGATCGGCACCGGCGAAGCCCTCGGTCAAGTCAACCTGTGGGGTGCCGGCTCGGTCCAACAGCTCCAGCACCGGATTAAGGAGCGGGCCCTGGAGCACGCGCAGTCTCCGCGGATTCTCGCCACCGGCTGGCTCCACGGAGTGATCCCCGGCGGCATTCCCGACGCCGCAATGCTCGACGCCGTCGTGCCCGACAAGCCGGTATACGCCTTCGCCTACGACTTCCACTCAGTCTGGGTGAACACAGCCGCCCTGGCCGAACTCGCAATCACCGACGACACCCCGAACCCTCACGGCGGCACCATCAAGCGCGATTCCAACGGGCACGCCACCGGCTACATCGACGAGAACGCCTTCTACGAGATCGTGCTCCCCTTCCTCGACTCTCAGGTCAACGAGAACGAACACGAAGCGAGCATCACCGCCGTCCAGCACGCGTACCGTGAAACCGGTGTCACGACGGCCTGCGACATGGGCTTCAACGAGACCGATCTTGAGACCTTCACGCGCGCGGAAAAGGATGGCAGACTCACCAGCCGGCTCATCGCCTACTGGCGCGTGAACAACACCGGATCCGCGCAGGACAATCTCGCGCAGATCCGGCGGGCAGCGGATCTCGCCGCCGATCATGTCTCACCCTTCCTGCGCGTCGTCGGCATCAAGGTCATCATCGACGGCACCATCGAC encodes:
- a CDS encoding amidohydrolase, with the translated sequence MTIQLYTNARVFTADTRRWADAILVQGERILYVGDTATAHRLSPNAEKIDLSGHLVVPGFVDGHAHVIGTGEALGQVNLWGAGSVQQLQHRIKERALEHAQSPRILATGWLHGVIPGGIPDAAMLDAVVPDKPVYAFAYDFHSVWVNTAALAELAITDDTPNPHGGTIKRDSNGHATGYIDENAFYEIVLPFLDSQVNENEHEASITAVQHAYRETGVTTACDMGFNETDLETFTRAEKDGRLTSRLIAYWRVNNTGSAQDNLAQIRRAADLAADHVSPFLRVVGIKVIIDGTIDGCTAALGAPYADGTNAEPIWRLEELAPVVAAADAAGLKVAMHAIGDEATRIAIGAVEHAVAVNGPQDRRHRIEHLELVDRADVERLAALGITASMQPVHADPAIAENWRAKLNDDRVERGFPWPWMTEAGARLAFGTDSPTSPHAPLPNMYVAATRASALDAAAGTNVPDFALPLAESIEHATRDSAWACGAEHEIGRLAAGLYADFVVLDTDVLAAADDARPAALLNTQVLRTVVAGRTVYENGRHTETDR
- a CDS encoding cytosine permease, whose product is MSQSRFADVVSPPEPLSHPETRGIEVIDASERHGRARDLFAVWAAPNVSVLSFAIGASLILLGLELWQALLLIIASGVPWILTGIVAVSGPAAGTSGSVITRAIYGVRGNKVVVAFYGWFISAVFLALNWLASSFMGAELLARVGFTDPVLGPVVVTLVVAAVTVLVAVYGHGLILRSYPVVAVVLLVIFLLVTAFILPHINWAYHPAKPLQGVPLWSVLSIGFAIMASSPLSFSNSPDMARYLPGSTKPSHIVAATALGGVLPATFFTAVGALLATGIDAAAMDLGIESALLALLPVWLGPLFVVGVIINTISLNGMTTYTASMAFQSIGIPIRRIPAAMVVGVIGTALTVYLVMSTSLLEAVNLMLQLLVLISGPTMAIFATDVVLRRNRYNGSDLFDERPGAAFWYSRGWHVPGLLAVVLGGAIASLFVTSTLYTGPIAAVMGSIDLSVPVALIVTSAVYIILSGRAVREGARP